The Aptenodytes patagonicus chromosome 15, bAptPat1.pri.cur, whole genome shotgun sequence genome has a segment encoding these proteins:
- the COMT gene encoding catechol O-methyltransferase isoform X1 → MGEIYKKMLESSSVLLFIVFVLLFILLLFVVLIRKNGAAALIWNEIIREKITNFIMNQSKEQRILNFVLQNAVRGDPCSVLDTIDKYCSQKEWAMNVGDEKGLILDKTVEEVNPSVALELGTYCGYSAVRIARLLKAGAHLLTVEFNPEFAAIAKQMIQFAGVQDKVKLLEGPSEEIIPQLKKKYEVDTLDFVFLDHWKDRYTPDTILLQECNLLRKGSVLLADNIIVPGAPEFLNYIRNNPRFQCTNYPSHLEYMKVEDAMEKAVFLG, encoded by the exons ATGCTGGAGAGCTCTTCAGTCCTTTTGTTCATTGTCTTCGtcctgcttttcattttgctgctctttGTGGTGCTCATCAGGAAAAATGGCGCTGCTGCCCTTATCTGGAATGAAATAATCCGGGAAAAAATAACCAATTTCATCATGAATCAGAGCAAAGAACAGAGGATTTTAAATTTCGTGCTGCAGAATGCAGTCCGAGGAGACCCCTGTAGTGTGCTGGACACTATAGATAAGTACTGCTCCCAGAAAGAGTGGGCCATGAATGTGGGCGATGAGAAAG GTTTAATTCTAGACAAGACAGTAGAAGAGGTCAATCCATCAGTTGCACTGGAGCTGGGAACATACTGTGGCTACTCAGCAGTTAGGATTGCTCGGCTACTGAAGGCAGGAGCTCATCTTCTCACTGTGGAGTTCAACCCAGAATTTGCTGCTATAGCTAAACAGATGATTCAGTTTGCTGGAGTACAAGATAAG GTAAAACTCCTAGAAGGCCCTTCAGAGGAAATTATCCCccagctgaagaaaaaatatgaagtggATACTCTGGATTTTGTCTTCCTGGACCACTGGAAAGACAGATACACACCAGACACCATCTTGCTTCAG gAATGCAACTTGCTGAGGAAGGGCTCGGTTCTTCTGGCTGACAATATCATCGTCCCAGGAGCTCCAGAATTCCTTAACTATATCCGCAACAACCCCCGTTTCCAATGTACTAACTACCCATCTCATCTGGAATATATGAAAGTGGAGGATGCTATGGAAAAGGCTGTGTTTTTGGGATAG
- the COMT gene encoding catechol O-methyltransferase isoform X2, which produces MLESSSVLLFIVFVLLFILLLFVVLIRKNGAAALIWNEIIREKITNFIMNQSKEQRILNFVLQNAVRGDPCSVLDTIDKYCSQKEWAMNVGDEKGLILDKTVEEVNPSVALELGTYCGYSAVRIARLLKAGAHLLTVEFNPEFAAIAKQMIQFAGVQDKVKLLEGPSEEIIPQLKKKYEVDTLDFVFLDHWKDRYTPDTILLQECNLLRKGSVLLADNIIVPGAPEFLNYIRNNPRFQCTNYPSHLEYMKVEDAMEKAVFLG; this is translated from the exons ATGCTGGAGAGCTCTTCAGTCCTTTTGTTCATTGTCTTCGtcctgcttttcattttgctgctctttGTGGTGCTCATCAGGAAAAATGGCGCTGCTGCCCTTATCTGGAATGAAATAATCCGGGAAAAAATAACCAATTTCATCATGAATCAGAGCAAAGAACAGAGGATTTTAAATTTCGTGCTGCAGAATGCAGTCCGAGGAGACCCCTGTAGTGTGCTGGACACTATAGATAAGTACTGCTCCCAGAAAGAGTGGGCCATGAATGTGGGCGATGAGAAAG GTTTAATTCTAGACAAGACAGTAGAAGAGGTCAATCCATCAGTTGCACTGGAGCTGGGAACATACTGTGGCTACTCAGCAGTTAGGATTGCTCGGCTACTGAAGGCAGGAGCTCATCTTCTCACTGTGGAGTTCAACCCAGAATTTGCTGCTATAGCTAAACAGATGATTCAGTTTGCTGGAGTACAAGATAAG GTAAAACTCCTAGAAGGCCCTTCAGAGGAAATTATCCCccagctgaagaaaaaatatgaagtggATACTCTGGATTTTGTCTTCCTGGACCACTGGAAAGACAGATACACACCAGACACCATCTTGCTTCAG gAATGCAACTTGCTGAGGAAGGGCTCGGTTCTTCTGGCTGACAATATCATCGTCCCAGGAGCTCCAGAATTCCTTAACTATATCCGCAACAACCCCCGTTTCCAATGTACTAACTACCCATCTCATCTGGAATATATGAAAGTGGAGGATGCTATGGAAAAGGCTGTGTTTTTGGGATAG